In Streptomyces sp. NBC_00414, a single window of DNA contains:
- a CDS encoding S8 family serine peptidase, translating into MITRGSAGRGAALASAGLVLALLPAGGAGAQDTGTRPGTRAASAAHTVTLVTGDRVTVTELGGGRRTVTVERAKGATGAVRTRTANGALTVVPDEALPYLRAGTLDRRLFDVSGLIRQGLTDRRADGPPLIVTYEKGARVATPRGAERTRALPSIRGAAVEADKGRAFWRALTRQDGLGEDRLGRDGTDGAGIDKVWLDGRVRAEMAESNAQIGTPEAWEAGLTGKGVTVAVLDTGVDAGHPDLAGRVSVTRSFIEGEEVADRNGHGTHVTSTVGGSGAASGGREKGVAPGATLAVGKVLGDQGSGSESQIIAGMEWAARDVGATVVSMSLGSTEPSDGTDPMAQAVETLTKETGALFVVAAGNTGAPSSIGSPGAADSALTVGAVDSADQAAYFTSAGPRHGDHALKPDLSAPGVDILAARSRLSAGSGDYTAMSGTSMATPHVAGVAALLAERHPDWTGARLKDALMSTSKQLDASAYVLGAGRVSVPGALKAGVTATGSADLGYHRWPYESNEPVTRTVTYTNSGDTPAELDLTVRGAPDGVATLADSALTVPAHGTASTTVTGDGDKAPVGNTTGRIVASTADGTPVAHTAFGLVKEEERYTLTVHVKDRDGAATAADLVVQRLAEGIDPFPEHVGDTGTVELRLPPGTYSLNTFLDVRGSHGADSLGLGFLAAPEIDLDRDREVTLDGSRLREIAARVDRRTQTRQLLMEYDRAANGSDLFGAVQVPVKYDSVFAAPTAKVTKGSFEYRTVWRLGKPVLEVKGIGEAVAQPGGTLAEGRRKLPLVDVGTGEYGGKDVRGKAVLVRMKEGAVPSDIAQAAQDAGAEALFVTDGVPGRLNAWFGTDDNADRPIQIATVNAADAARLRSAGKAETNGTRNTPYTYDLSEGHKGSIPARDLTYEPSRRQLAVLDTKFHAVKPVSGSEFRYSLTDDSFPVGIGFQERADFPAERTDYVSTGPGQLWHESVNAGAGDLEERSGLVRYRGGAHQDLDWFRPVWHPWLGSGLGWGQQRSGATLQFNVPGWGDSGPDHTGFGNVWDESTGMTQSTEVYLDGELVDRRTGSGAYVWDAPADEHTYKVVTDTALDADRWKLAVKGRSEWTFRSAATPADRWTTLPLLNLGFDIDTDLAGEVRGGSRLPIGISASYVAGAGERSDPGARGTARPATVDPQPTPDNRSPGTLGRTSLEVSYDDGRSWRTVRLSSAGEAAWQGTLSPPRDARHVSLRASAADDRGGSVTQEIIRAVGVR; encoded by the coding sequence ATGATCACCAGAGGATCCGCGGGACGCGGGGCGGCGCTCGCGTCGGCCGGGCTCGTGCTCGCCCTGCTTCCCGCGGGCGGGGCCGGCGCACAGGACACCGGCACCCGGCCCGGCACCCGCGCCGCGTCCGCCGCCCACACCGTCACCCTCGTCACCGGCGACCGGGTGACCGTCACCGAACTCGGCGGCGGCAGACGGACGGTGACCGTCGAACGGGCGAAGGGGGCGACCGGAGCGGTCCGCACCCGGACGGCGAACGGCGCCCTGACCGTCGTACCCGACGAGGCGCTGCCGTATCTGCGGGCGGGCACCCTCGACCGGCGGCTGTTCGACGTGAGCGGGCTGATACGCCAGGGGCTCACCGACCGGCGGGCGGACGGACCGCCGCTGATCGTCACGTACGAGAAGGGCGCGCGGGTGGCGACTCCGCGTGGCGCCGAGCGGACGCGCGCGCTGCCGAGCATCCGCGGGGCCGCCGTCGAGGCCGACAAGGGCCGGGCGTTCTGGCGGGCCCTCACCCGGCAGGACGGGCTCGGTGAAGACCGGCTCGGCAGGGACGGGACCGACGGGGCCGGGATCGACAAGGTCTGGCTCGACGGGCGGGTCCGCGCGGAGATGGCCGAAAGCAACGCCCAGATCGGTACGCCCGAGGCCTGGGAGGCGGGGCTGACCGGCAAGGGCGTCACCGTCGCGGTACTGGACACGGGGGTGGATGCAGGCCATCCCGATCTCGCCGGGCGGGTCTCCGTGACGAGGAGTTTCATCGAGGGTGAAGAGGTTGCCGACCGCAACGGCCATGGCACACACGTCACTTCGACCGTCGGCGGCAGCGGCGCCGCGTCCGGCGGCCGGGAGAAGGGGGTCGCACCCGGCGCCACCCTCGCCGTCGGAAAGGTGCTCGGCGACCAGGGCTCGGGCAGCGAGTCGCAGATCATCGCGGGCATGGAATGGGCCGCGCGGGACGTCGGCGCCACGGTCGTCTCCATGAGCCTCGGTTCGACGGAGCCCAGCGACGGCACCGACCCCATGGCCCAGGCCGTCGAGACGCTCACGAAGGAGACCGGCGCGCTCTTCGTCGTCGCCGCGGGCAACACCGGCGCCCCCTCGTCCATCGGCTCGCCCGGCGCCGCCGACTCCGCGCTGACCGTCGGCGCGGTCGACTCCGCGGACCAGGCCGCGTACTTCACCAGCGCGGGCCCGCGCCACGGCGACCACGCCCTCAAGCCCGACCTGTCCGCACCGGGCGTCGACATCCTCGCCGCCCGCTCCCGGCTCTCCGCCGGCAGCGGCGACTACACCGCCATGAGCGGTACGTCGATGGCGACACCCCATGTCGCGGGCGTGGCCGCGCTCCTCGCCGAACGGCACCCCGACTGGACCGGCGCGCGGCTCAAGGACGCGCTGATGTCGACGTCGAAGCAACTGGACGCGTCCGCCTACGTGCTGGGCGCCGGACGGGTCAGCGTGCCCGGGGCGCTGAAGGCCGGGGTCACGGCCACCGGAAGCGCCGATCTGGGCTACCACCGCTGGCCCTACGAGTCGAACGAGCCTGTCACCAGGACCGTCACCTACACCAACTCGGGCGACACGCCGGCCGAGTTGGACCTGACCGTGCGGGGCGCGCCCGACGGGGTCGCGACACTCGCCGACTCCGCACTGACCGTGCCCGCGCACGGCACCGCCTCCACGACCGTCACCGGGGACGGCGACAAGGCCCCGGTCGGCAACACCACTGGGCGGATCGTGGCCTCGACGGCGGACGGCACGCCCGTCGCGCACACCGCGTTCGGCCTGGTCAAGGAGGAGGAGCGGTACACACTCACCGTCCACGTCAAGGACCGGGACGGAGCCGCCACCGCCGCCGACCTCGTGGTGCAGCGACTGGCCGAGGGTATCGACCCGTTCCCGGAGCACGTCGGTGACACGGGCACGGTCGAGCTGCGGCTCCCGCCGGGCACGTACAGCCTGAACACCTTCCTCGACGTACGCGGCAGCCATGGCGCCGACTCGCTGGGGCTCGGCTTCCTCGCGGCGCCCGAGATCGACCTCGACCGGGACCGCGAAGTCACCCTGGACGGAAGCCGGTTGCGGGAGATCGCGGCCCGCGTCGACCGGCGTACGCAGACCCGGCAGCTGCTCATGGAGTACGACCGGGCGGCGAACGGCTCGGACCTGTTCGGCGCGGTCCAGGTGCCGGTCAAGTACGACAGCGTCTTCGCGGCGCCCACGGCGAAGGTGACCAAGGGCAGCTTCGAGTACCGGACCGTGTGGCGGCTCGGGAAGCCGGTGCTGGAGGTCAAGGGCATCGGCGAGGCCGTGGCGCAGCCCGGAGGCACGCTCGCCGAGGGCCGCCGCAAGCTGCCGCTCGTCGATGTCGGAACAGGGGAGTACGGCGGCAAGGACGTGCGGGGCAAGGCCGTGCTCGTCCGGATGAAGGAGGGCGCGGTGCCCTCGGACATCGCGCAGGCCGCCCAGGACGCGGGCGCCGAGGCGCTGTTCGTGACGGACGGCGTACCGGGCCGGCTCAACGCCTGGTTCGGCACCGACGACAACGCGGACCGGCCGATCCAGATCGCCACCGTCAACGCGGCGGACGCGGCGCGGCTCCGGTCGGCGGGGAAGGCCGAGACCAACGGCACGCGCAACACGCCCTACACGTACGACCTTTCGGAGGGGCACAAGGGGAGCATCCCGGCGCGGGACCTCACCTATGAGCCCTCGCGCCGCCAACTCGCCGTGCTGGACACGAAGTTCCATGCGGTGAAGCCCGTCTCCGGCAGTGAGTTCCGGTACTCGCTCACCGACGACTCGTTCCCCGTCGGGATCGGCTTCCAGGAGCGGGCCGACTTCCCGGCCGAGCGCACCGACTACGTGTCCACCGGTCCCGGCCAGCTGTGGCACGAGTCCGTCAACGCGGGCGCCGGGGATCTGGAGGAGCGCAGCGGGCTCGTCCGCTACCGCGGGGGCGCGCACCAGGACCTCGACTGGTTCCGGCCGGTATGGCACCCGTGGCTCGGCTCCGGCCTCGGCTGGGGGCAGCAGCGCTCGGGCGCGACACTGCAGTTCAACGTCCCCGGCTGGGGCGACTCCGGGCCCGACCACACCGGCTTCGGCAACGTGTGGGACGAGAGCACCGGCATGACGCAGTCCACCGAGGTGTACCTCGACGGGGAACTCGTCGACCGGCGGACCGGCTCCGGCGCGTACGTCTGGGACGCGCCCGCCGACGAGCACACGTACAAGGTCGTCACGGACACGGCCCTGGACGCGGACCGCTGGAAGCTCGCCGTGAAGGGCCGCTCCGAGTGGACCTTCAGGTCGGCGGCCACCCCGGCCGACCGCTGGACGACCCTCCCGCTGCTCAACCTGGGCTTCGACATCGACACGGACCTGGCGGGCGAGGTACGGGGCGGCAGCCGCCTGCCCATCGGCATCAGCGCCTCGTACGTGGCGGGCGCGGGGGAGCGCAGCGACCCAGGGGCGCGGGGAACCGCGCGCCCAGCCACGGTCGACCCGCAGCCGACACCCGACAACCGGTCCCCCGGAACCCTCGGCCGGACAAGCCTCGAAGTCTCCTACGACGACGGCAGGTCCTGGCGGACGGTCCGGCTCTCCAGCGCCGGCGAGGCCGCCTGGCAGGGAACGCTGAGCCCGCCCCGAGACGCACGACACGTGTCGCTGCGGGCCTCGGCGGCCGACGACCGCGGCGGCTCGGTGACCCAGGAGATCATCCGGGCGGTGGGCGTGCGGTAG